In Musa acuminata AAA Group cultivar baxijiao chromosome BXJ2-3, Cavendish_Baxijiao_AAA, whole genome shotgun sequence, the following proteins share a genomic window:
- the LOC103972937 gene encoding uncharacterized protein LOC103972937 isoform X2: MDSDFVPFFRRIQRRPSYPTTHMATLFIAVQCCRCSTMQVKQQKKSGNNWVCSVCNQRQSVRRIHARGHVASDLRSFVQAFNMARADIGSHGSDPVPPRSDGPRALSAAPDAREAVAHGSPFSTAKKRTDWSKYLDPTHEETDDDDAKGGGEQRFLPLESALATELPPEKSRRSSIPNCTRRAQLSAAGTDNCFGFKPSLAKRKRLQAALEESTEMGGGKVAAALQGKSGSSKSSEYLEEGDIQRLLAEEEVHPDFR, from the exons atggattcaGATTTCGTGCCTTTCTTCCGGCGGATTCAACGGCGTCCCTCCTACCCAACAACCCACATGGCGACGCTCTTCATCGCCGTCCAATGCTGCCGGTGCTCCACGATGCAG GTGAAGCAGCAGAAGAAGAGCGGCAACAACTGGGTGTGCTCCGTCTGCAACCAGAGGCAGTCGGTGCGGCGGATCCACGCGCGCGGCCACGTCGCCAGCGACCTCCGCAGCTTCGTCCAGGCCTTCAACATGGCCCGGGCGGACATCGGATCCCACGGCTCCGATCCCGTCCCACCCCGATCGGACGGCCCCCGCGCTTTGTCCGCCGCGCCGGACGCTCGGGAAGCCGTCGCCCACGGTTCTCCCTTCTCCACGGCGAAGAAGAGGACGGATTGGTCCAAATACTTGGATCCAACCCACGAGGAGACAGATGATGACGATGCAAAAGGAGGAGGAG AACAACGTTTTCTTCCGCTCGAATCGGCGCTAGCGACGGAACTGCCTCCAGAGAAGTCGAGGCGTTCCTCGATCCCTAATTGCACCCGACGGGCCCAATTATCCGCTGCGGGAACCGACAATTGCTTCGGCTTCAAGCCATCACTCGCGAAGAGGAAACGATTGCAAGCTGCTCTTGAAG AGAGTACCGAGATGGGAGGTGGGAAGGTCGCGGCGGCGCTGCAGGGGAAGAGTGGTTCGTCAAAATCGAGCGAGTACCTGGAAGAAGGTGATATCCAGAGGCTGTTAGCGGAGGAGGAGGTACACCCAGACTTCCGGTGA
- the LOC103972937 gene encoding uncharacterized protein LOC103972937 isoform X1: MDSDFVPFFRRIQRRPSYPTTHMATLFIAVQCCRCSTMQVKQQKKSGNNWVCSVCNQRQSVRRIHARGHVASDLRSFVQAFNMARADIGSHGSDPVPPRSDGPRALSAAPDAREAVAHGSPFSTAKKRTDWSKYLDPTHEETDDDDAKGGGEQRFLPLESALATELPPEKSRRSSIPNCTRRAQLSAAGTDNCFGFKPSLAKRKRLQAALEGKEASDLSIAILEFIEEGLIHQIPPMQRVPRWEVGRSRRRCRGRVVRQNRASTWKKVISRGC; the protein is encoded by the exons atggattcaGATTTCGTGCCTTTCTTCCGGCGGATTCAACGGCGTCCCTCCTACCCAACAACCCACATGGCGACGCTCTTCATCGCCGTCCAATGCTGCCGGTGCTCCACGATGCAG GTGAAGCAGCAGAAGAAGAGCGGCAACAACTGGGTGTGCTCCGTCTGCAACCAGAGGCAGTCGGTGCGGCGGATCCACGCGCGCGGCCACGTCGCCAGCGACCTCCGCAGCTTCGTCCAGGCCTTCAACATGGCCCGGGCGGACATCGGATCCCACGGCTCCGATCCCGTCCCACCCCGATCGGACGGCCCCCGCGCTTTGTCCGCCGCGCCGGACGCTCGGGAAGCCGTCGCCCACGGTTCTCCCTTCTCCACGGCGAAGAAGAGGACGGATTGGTCCAAATACTTGGATCCAACCCACGAGGAGACAGATGATGACGATGCAAAAGGAGGAGGAG AACAACGTTTTCTTCCGCTCGAATCGGCGCTAGCGACGGAACTGCCTCCAGAGAAGTCGAGGCGTTCCTCGATCCCTAATTGCACCCGACGGGCCCAATTATCCGCTGCGGGAACCGACAATTGCTTCGGCTTCAAGCCATCACTCGCGAAGAGGAAACGATTGCAAGCTGCTCTTGAAGGCAAGGAGGCATCTGACTTGTCGATTGCGATACTCGAGTTTATTGAGGAAGGTCTAATTCATCAGATCCCACCGATGCAGAGAGTACCGAGATGGGAGGTGGGAAGGTCGCGGCGGCGCTGCAGGGGAAGAGTGGTTCGTCAAAATCGAGCGAGTACCTGGAAGAAGGTGATATCCAGAGGCTGTTAG
- the LOC135607524 gene encoding protein IQ-DOMAIN 31-like: protein MGKSPGRWIKTLLFGKKTRSQSTKGWDASKAANEKGFDGGKGETILAVHSPVISEPISISGVISTSDKGESSNIGGNAPVISHVSQGVMGLSTLSDANANNGIEEQAAIKAQAAFRGYLARRAFRALKGIIRLQALIRGHLVRRQAVATLHAMEGIVKLQAVARGRRVRRSINNLKVTSKFSQLKTAGPITQDDWKMKYSSNAFIAKLLASSLLAKPLQIQYDKGDPNSVFSWLGRWSSTSFWQPNSKSKKAIVPKGQTKRGNCTMDTESGKTRHSIRTSPASNVGAGQTNPSYEPEKTKRNLKKVPTSAESVQEHLQSELERVKHNLRKISTAVNDTSELPDVETQKSNLSSKKVDAGLSENLGHGSEESIEKPKKDNSPTPTLETFVETALETVIAGPVDLLLDDKSTNELQLLQQIDNVENHVAVGGELSLKEEQFCHENQKISKRRSSFSTKSEYAENGMSNTPVLPSYMAATESAKAKLRGQISQRFVSESIDKNGFTRRHSLPSADGKMSSPRTKRLIQTGGKGGIGRDVNERAIQVGWRR, encoded by the exons ATGGGGAAATCTCCTGGAAGGTGGATCAAAACACTTCTCTTTGGAAAGAAAACCAGATCCCAATCTACCAAAGGCTGGGATGCTTCG AAGGCTGCTAATGAGAAAGGCTTCGATGGTGGAAAAGGAGAAACTATATTAGCTGTGCATTCCCCAGTGATCTCTGAACCAATATCAATAAGTGGAGTTATCTCAACATCAGATAAAGGAGAATCATCAAATATAGGTGGTAATGCACCGGTTATTTCACATGTTAGTCAAGGAGTCATGGGACTCAGCACACTGAGTGATGCAAATGCAAACAATGGCATAGAAGAGCAGGCAGCAATAAAGGCACAAGCAGCCTTCCGTGGTTATCTG GCACGCAGGGCTTTTCGTGCATTGAAGGGTATTATTAGGTTGCAGGCGCTAATACGTGGGCATCTGGTGAGAAGACAAGCTGTTGCAACTCTACATGCTATGGAGGGAATTGTCAAGTTACAAGCGGTAGCTCGTGGAAGAAGAGTTAGACGTTCCATTAACAACCTTAAAGTCACTTCAAAATTTAGTCAGTTGAAGACTGCA GGTCCTATCACACAGGATGATTGGAAAATGAAATATTCGTCAAATGCATTTATTGCAAAG CTTCTCGCATCATCACTGCTTGCAAAGCCTCTGCAAATTCAGTATGATAAAGGAGACCCCAATTCAGTCTTCAGTTGGTTAGGGAGATGGTCATCCACCAGTTTTTGGCAGCCAAATTCCAAGTCAAAAAAGGCTATTGTTCCGAAAGGACAGACAAAACGGGGCAACTGCACTATGGATACTGAATCTGGGAAAACAAGGCACAGCATTCGTACAAGTCCTGCTTCTAATGTTGGAGCTGGTCAAACAAATCCCAGCTATGAACCTGAGAAAACAAAACGGAACCTAAAGAAGGTGCCCACTTCTGCTGAATCAGTTCAGGAACATCTACAGTCTGAGCTTGAAAGGGTAAAACACAACTTAAGAAAGATATCTACTGCAGTAAATGATACTTCTGAGCTACCAGATGTTGAAACTCAGAAATCAAATCTAAGTTCTAAAAAGGTGGATGCTGGTTTATCTGAGAATCTAGGCCATGGAAGTGAAGAATCCATTGAAAAACCAAAGAAAGATAATTCTCCAACTCCAACTTTGGAGACTTTTGTTGAAACTGCTCTAGAGACTGTCATAGCAGGACCAGTTGATTTGCTGCTTGATGACAAGTCTACAAATGAGTTACAATTGTTGCAGCAGATTGATAACGTAGAGAACCATGTAGCCGTGGGTGGGGAGCTAAGCTTAAAGGAAGAACAATTCTGCCATGAAAACCAGAAAATCAGCAAGCGGAGGTCTTCCTTCTCTACCAAATCAGAGTATGCAGAAAACGGAATGTCAAATACTCCTGTGCTTCCAAGCTATATGGCAGCTACTGAATCTGCTAAGGCGAAACTGCGGGGACAGATATCACAGAGGTTTGTATCAGAGTCAATTGACAAAAATGGCTTTACCCGTCGTCATTCTCTGCCATCTGCCGATGGCAAGATGAGTTCGCCTAGGACAAAGCGACTAATCCAGACTGGTGGCAAGGGGGGGATCGGTAGAGATGTAAATG AGAGGGCAATTCAGGTGGGGTGGAGGCGGTGA